In Myxococcus stipitatus, the genomic window GCGGACTCGTCGGAGACCATCCTCGGCTTCGTGGCCGCGGGCCTCGGGTACTCGCTGCTGGCCTCGCTGCTGCCTCAGGGGCCGCGCGAGGCGGGCGTGGTGGCGCGTCCGCTCCCCGGCGCGCCGACGGGGGCCGTCCACGCCGCGTGGCGCAAGACGGCCGCGCGCAGTCCGCTCATCCAGGCCGCGCTGGCGCTCGCGCCCAAGCCCTGAAACGGCGACGGGGCCCCGCCTTCCGCCAGGGTGGCGGAGCGCGGAGCCCCGTGTGCGCGGCTCGATTCCCGTGTCGCGGGGGAACTCAGCCCCGGTACTGGTGCACGGCCATGATGGGGTAGTTCATGTTGGAGAAGCTGATGCGCTGCGAACCGTCCGAGTTGACGTTGTTCGAGCCGATGAACTTGGGCTGGCCGTTCTCCCAGCCAGCGAACAGCACCACGTGCTGGCCACTGCCGACCTTCATGGACACCACGTCACCCGGCTTCGCGTCCTTGAGGGACACGCGCTTGAACTGCGGGTCCGCGTCCAGCTTGCTCATCAGGCCCATCACGCTGTTGTCGTGCTGGCCGTTGGAGATCATGCCGGCCTGCTCGAGGCACGCGGACACGAAGTTGGCGCAGTTGACGTTGTTGGGGACCCAGTCCTCCATGTCCTTGCCAACGCCGCTGCCCTCCAGCTTGAGCGAGCCGGCGTTCTTGCCCAGGTGCGAGCGGGCGATGTCGTAGGGGCTGCCGAGCGGACCCTTCACGCCATCACCGGAGTCCGGCGGCGCGGCGCCGTTGGTGGAGCCAGGACGGCCCCCCGCGAGGTTCGGACCGCTGCGGCCCGGCGCGCTGTCGAAGCCGTCCTTGGCGCCGGGGATGTTCAGGTTGGCGTCCGCGTAGATGAGGTCCGCGTTCTTGATCTGCGGATTGGCCTTCATCAGCGCGTCGACGCTGGTGTTGTACTTGAGCGCGAGGGCGGAGAGCGTGTCGCCGGACTTGATGCGGTAGTTCATGGAGGGCTCAATCCAGGGGGTGTGACTCGCGAGAGTCTGGGTGAAACCTGCCCCTATTCTCGACGGATGAGACCCGGAGTTGCTTGGGGCCACGCCTTTCGACCGTGATTCCCCTGCGATCACGCCAGGTCGCGGGGTTACGCGCCCCCGAATGGCACCTCGGGTGTTTTCGCTGTGGCTGAGAGTGGAATCCTGGAGGACATCGCGCCGCCAAGGTCCTTGAACCCACGGGACGGCCCGCGCATGGTGCCGCCGTGAGCACCTCCATTCCCCACCCCGACTTCTCGGCCGAGCGGTTCACCCGGTGTCCGGATGCGCGCTTCCAACCCGCACCCGCGGACGGTGTGTTGCCCGAGGGCTTCTTCACCACCACCAACCTGCCCACCTACGTCCGCGTCGGCGGGGCATGGCGGATGCCCCGTGAGCCGCGCATGGACGGGGCGCTGGTGCTGGACGCGGACGGTGTCCTGTGGATCCGGGAGGGGCGGCGGGTGAAGGCGGGGGAGCGCGTGGTGGTGGGGCACGCGGAGGACGGCTCGGAGGGGGTGTACGTCAACACGGCGTACCTGGGTGGGGGCGGGGAGGGCGAGTTCAAGTTCATGACGAGCGAGGTGTCTCGCGAGAAGCCCATCGACTACGCGCAGATGGCGCGGGTGCTGGTGGAGGAGCGCGAGCGGGGCGGCTACCCGGTGTGGGTGGCGGGGCCGGCGCTGGTGCACTCGCGGGCGCGCGCGGACATGACGTGGTTCATCACCCAGGGCTTCGTGGGCGCGCTGCTGGCGGGCAACGCGGTGGCGGTGCACGACATCGAGGCGTCCATCTTCGGCACCACGTTGGGGATGAGCGGGTCGGGCGAGGCGACGACGGGCGGCCACGGCCTGCACATGCGCGCCATCAACAAGGTGCGCGCGGCGGGCTCCATCGCGAAGGCGGTGGAGGCGGGCGTCATCACCAACGGCATCATGCACGCATGTGTCGTGCACCAGGTGCCCTTCGTCCTCACCGGCTCCATCCGCGACGACGGGCCGCTGCCGGACGTGGTGACGGACAACCTCGCCAGCCAGGACGCCATGCGGCGTCACACGATGAAGGCCACCATGGCGGTGATGGTCGCCACCGCGCTGCACGCCATCGCCACCGGCAACATGCTGCCGGCGTTCATCACGGAGAAGGACGGCTCGCTGCGGGAGCTGGCCACCATCTGCGTGGACTCGTCCGAGTTCGTGGTGAGCAAGCTCAAGGACCGTGGCACGCACCAGGCCTTCGGCGTGGTCACCAACGCGCAGGACTTCATGCACATCCTGCGGCTGTACGTGGAGCGCGAGCTGTCAGCGCGTGGCATCGCGCCCCGGCCAGGCTGAGCCGGGGCGCCACGGGGGCTTCAGCGACACGCCACCAGCCCCAGCAACTGGAGACCGCGCATCACTCGCATGTTCGTGTCCCGCCGGGA contains:
- a CDS encoding C40 family peptidase, whose product is MNYRIKSGDTLSALALKYNTSVDALMKANPQIKNADLIYADANLNIPGAKDGFDSAPGRSGPNLAGGRPGSTNGAAPPDSGDGVKGPLGSPYDIARSHLGKNAGSLKLEGSGVGKDMEDWVPNNVNCANFVSACLEQAGMISNGQHDNSVMGLMSKLDADPQFKRVSLKDAKPGDVVSMKVGSGQHVVLFAGWENGQPKFIGSNNVNSDGSQRISFSNMNYPIMAVHQYRG